The segment NNNNNNNNNNNNNNNNNNNNNNNNNNNNNNNNNNNNNNNNNNNNNNNNNNNNNNNNNNNNNNNNNNNNNNNNNNNNNNNNNNNNNNNNNNNNNNNNNNNNNNNNNNNNNNNNNNNNNNNNNNNNNNNNNNNNNNNNNNNNNNNNNNNNNNNNNNNNNNNNNNNNNNNNNNNNNNNNNNNNNNNNNNNNNNNNNNNNNNNNNNNNNNNNNNNNNNNNNNNNNNNNNNNNNNNNNNNNNNNNNNNNNNNNNNNNNNNNNNNNNNNNNNNNNNNNNNNNNNNNNNNNNNNNNNNNNNNNNNNNNNNNNNNNNNNNNNNNNNNNNNNNNNNNNNNNNNNNNNNNNNNNNNNNNNNNNNNNNNNNNNNNNNNNNNNNNNNNNNNNNNNNNNNNNNNNNNNNNNNNNNNNNNNNNNNNNGACGAGCAATTTCTCGTCTGATAGTGGCATACGCGGCATCAATGGTTGGAAGGGGATCTAAATTCAGAATGTCCCGTTTTTCTTTGTCAAGTGAATCATTCACACCAGCCAAAAATTGATACAACCTCTGCCGTTGTATAAACGAGTTAAACAATGTGATATCCTCTGCACATTTCATCGGGTTAGGCATTCGTCTATCAATTTCTTTCCAGAGGGTATTTAATTTGCTAAAATACACCTCTATCGTGTCTGTCCCTTGTTTCATAGAGGTTGCCTTTGTGTTCAGATCATAGATCTGCAATTCATCTCTACCGCTACTGAGTAGAGTTTCAATACCTTTCCATAGATCTCGAGCAGTTTTATAGTCCAAGAACTGATTCACAAGGTCTCCGTCAATATTCTCGATGATCCATGAAAGGACCATCGAATCTTTTTGAGCCCATTGCTGGTACTCTGGATCGTCTGGTGAAACGGGGTTGGCGATGATGTGATTGAGCCTTCCCCGGCCACCAATTGCTATCTGCATCAGTTTACACCATTTGGTGTAATTGGTAAAGTTCAGTTTTTCAGCGACTCGCACTGTTTGTGAAGTCCCTGGTTCGATGTTggttgaatttttgttgagttTTTGAAACATTTGAAACAATTGTTGCATATGTTCCATAGAAATAAGTTGGTTGGGATTTTCCGGTGGGTTTTCCGGTGGGTCTTCCATTTCAGGTAAGTCACGGTAGATGATGAGCACGGAAAAATCGTCGAAGATCGACCTTacggctctgataccatgttaaaattacagaaataaagagaataattttagGTTAATTTTCTGTGTATTTCTCTTGTGTAATACTGTTACATTTATACAGGAAAGATAAAGAGAAAAATGAGGAAACAGATAAGGAAACAGCTATACAGGATATATACTACTACCATAATTAGTATATTCTGTTCCTATAATTACTCTGCTAAATATGACTATTTTCTACAATACTATATACCATATGGTATATTTGGTCTACCAAATATGTGTAATATTCTCAAATTGAATTGTATCCATTTGGTGTTACTATTTTGTGTATATTCCTTTAGTTACTTTTGTCGAAAGCATAGAGGATCCGTCCTATAGTGGTGTACGTagaattttatattaatgttgATTTATAATCATAATTCGCAACTAATGACATATATACCCACTGTTTTTAGCTCGAATATCAAATACATGCTCTTTATATTAGCAtttacaataacaataacaaatataatataaacccacaaagttgaattttttttgttcgaACACGTATGTGATGCAATTTCTTATTAAGCTTGTCATAAAAAGAAGGGGGAAaagaacaaatatatttttgaattatcgTAAATACTGAATAGTATGCAAATATCATatgtcatacttttgggacattaaTACTCCTATCATCTAAAAAAAAAGCATATATATCCTTTGTATTAACGaacatacacgtgtcataattTTATCCACAGATttgacatttattaaatattggaTTGATGGATAAAATTGTTTCACGTGTCTCTATTTAGTCTTCTGTTAAAGTGAAGGAAATATATACTCTAACTTTTAGATGTCATGAGCACCAATATCCTATAAGTATAAGGAATATAACAAATTACATTTGAGATCCCGAGAAAAGATTCATATATAGAAgagtaaattaatttattaggaTAATGATATGAACTTGTCTCTTATTTCTTAGTTACTGAGATTAATGAgctccattctttcttttttatttctactTCTTCCTTGGAAGGATTTTGTCACTAGTTTGGAGGTATTAGAATGATGAACTCTTATTATAATTGTATGCGTAATTCGAATTatctatttcaatttaatataatatcattACAATATCTacataatatttacaataatttgaGGGTATATTTATCCctttttcatttagaaataaatatcaaacttcttatttattcttaatgaaataatttatggCTACAAACATCTCTTCATTCCTTATGTGTATCAAATTAAAGTGTATCATAGAAAGTGAAATAACATAGTAGTTAAAAACCTATACAAAtctattcatattcataattaagTTCTCGATCATGACCTATTCAAGGACGAATTTATAGCCTAGTTTATGATGCACATGAACTCgcatatattttttagaattgatttaatattatatgtCAAAGGAACATGCACCGATTCTCACTTAATATAccatttttctttctattttttttaattatacattcatattatagAAATTTTAAATCGCTCTCGCCAAACAAAGTAAATACACATTTTACTATATATTCTTTTCTCAGAGAAACTAAGTGAGTACCAATAACTACCCTTTCCCAACTGCAATTCACTTTAAAAAATGGGACCAAAAATTTTGTGCCATTTAAAGATGTCTTGTAAGGCTCATCTTTAACCTCCCATAATGCCTTGGTGGGTGGGATATAAAAGTACCAATGACCCAAGCTAACACATGGTATGGCCACCACTTCTTTTATATTACTAGTTCACCACGGGTATTATATTCATGAATATTTGATGATATGATTTTAAGTGATTTTTCGGAAAATTTTAACGAGACATTTTGTAATGAGTTAGAAAGAGTATTATGTATATGTCATTGCTCTTGTCGTGTCATTTAAGTATTAGAAATGTACTCGAGGGCAGGTAAAACGTTAAACTGagacacctttagatataaaaggagaatttaacttatatacatgGATAATGTAAATAATATGTTTACTTCGTCAAGAGTTAAATAATAAGTTTTAACATGTTTATAGTAAgttaaatatcattttcatctttctatcaattaattattactgtttgtaaaaaaaactcattatatatacatatggtAAATGATCTGATTGTGTAAATATGTTTTTACACATTAATATATCGAAATTACTTCATGGTAGTGTGACTTGTGACCCTTTGATTGTTGAGTGACAAATAAGAGTGGAGCTGGCATTTATTTTGTACAtaatcattaaataaatatcTTTGGCATATTATCCCaccatatgtatatatatggaataatgaaaaattcaagagggttatttttaccttttttaagttttctttttgtACATTGTGTGTGGGTAAACAAacttcttgaattttgattatgCATACCTTTTTGGTAGAAATAATTCTTTCTTACCATCcataattttcaatatttttcactAATTTGGTGATATATTActagcaaatataaaattaggTATGAAATTTATCAGTAATTCTTAGTTAATTCATCGCTAAATAGCTCCTAGCTAattgaattttcatataatttattttttcactaattCGTAACTAAATATAATGAGCATGAGATTTCTTCAGTTTAACATTGAAAATTTAACAGtcgttgattttatatttatttttttatagtgaTAGTAACCCTAATAtttggtaaattaattaattgatgtaaAGGATTGTCAACATCTTAATTAAGTCAAATTAGTCTTTCaagaattaatttttgtgtCATTAAGATAACTTAATATGAATGCAAAAAAGTTTGGAGATGAGTACATACTTGTGAACAAATATGATTGATGGTCTTTTTAAGATGGTCCTCTTCAACTTTCTTGTGAGAGCTTCTTTTTATCCACTTGCTAATAcaactaaatttttatttttctattttttgctAAAAGATTAGGTGCATTTTTAGGTAGTAATTATTAGTCTATCATTATGTTATACTTACCTAACAAATAATTAACTAGTATTTTGATCTACATTGACTTCTGCTAACCTAAATAATTCCTAGTAACAATAGTAGTAAATACTTTAGCAATTTAATTACCATCAAAACTCATGATATGTATAGCTGGTTTTAATCTAATAGaccttaacaattttttttttttgaggctATATCATCATCAAAGTTTGTACTAGGTGACTTTgttcttataaaatttatttttacatttttcccTTCTGATGTTGAACTTGCTCGTGTGAATGTCATGTTTATCATTTTTCACGCTCAAATCCTATAAATCATTATGTTTGACTTGTTCTTATTAGTTCACCTTTATTTTTCAGACTCGAATCCTCTAAATCATTATGTTTAACTTGTTCTTATCAGTTCACCCTTTATTACGAGCGTCactgaaaaatcaaataaaaaaaagagaagcatATTATAAAGTAACGTAGTAGTAATtcaggatatatatatatatggtgtaTATGTGTTACCAATGAAAATTCaacaaatttgaaaagttaTCATATAATGAATTAGATCTCAAgtttcaataaattttaaaagttatcaTATGAGTTATATGTACCTCCACCGACATATCCATTtggttttttaataaaaaatatctcatactttaattcttttatataaaatctGCGTATACTCTATTCTTCTTATAATtccatttcataaaattttacaaaatatatgttattattattatcggaacaaagtgatgtttttgaatcatcatatcataaaaatGAAAGATTACCTTGTCATTATATNNNNNNNNNNNNNNNNNNNNNNNNNNNNNNNNNNNNNNNNNNNNNNNNNNNNNNNNNNNNNNNNNNNNNNNNNNNNNNNNNNNNNNNNNNNNNNNNNNNNNNNNNNNNNNNNNNNNNNNNNNNNNNNNNNNNNNNNNNNNNNNNNNNNNNNNNNNNNNNNNNNNNNNNNNNNNNNNNNNNNNNNNNNNNNNNNNNNNNNNNNNNNNNNNNNNNNNNNNNNNNNNNNNNNNNNNNNNNNNNNNNNNNNNNNNNNNNNNNNNNNNNNNNNNNNNNNNNNNNNNNNNNNNNNNNNNNNNNNNNNNNNNNNNNNNNNNNNNNNNNNNNNNNNNNNNNNNNNNNNNNNNNNNNNNNNNNNNNNNNNNNNNNNNNNNNNNNNNNNNNNNNNNNNNNNNNNNNNNNNNNNNNNNNNNNNNNNNNNNNNNNNNNNNNNNNNNNNNNNNNNNNNNNNNNNNNNNNNNNNNNNNNNNNNNNNNNNNNNNNNNNNNNNNNNNNNNtatatatataaatatataaagaacCGAAAATCAAAGAGATATTAGTTTCATAATTTACAAATCATAATATATACCTCTggattattaaattaaatgttcaTTTTGTTGCTTTATGTCATGTGATGAGAACTATTTCACATGACAAATCTTTGTTGAAGTTATAAAAGCAATTGcaatttgtatataataattaagcTTTGATGATCTTTTTTTGGTCTTGGACCTTTTTAAGATCTAATCACatgtcaattaaataaattgaaaagtgTACATATAACAATCACAAGAGAGAATTAGAACAATAATTAGGTTGTTAAACATAGAATTTTAAAGTAACAAGTAGGGTTacgattttatttttgagtcaatcttgtcattttaaatgatgacctcaaaataattatgtttattattagaattaaaaattgaaaatgaataaaaaataaaaatatatatatatgtatcacgCTGGACAAATTAAAAGGCTAATTACTAATTAGTCAATAGATGTTTCACTTTTGGTCACGAGGGggatgattattatttattttttaaatatataataatgatgtttttatctttttttcgctttttttttttatcacatgATCACATGTCATTAAAAGctttcattttcatttacttgtaGAGGAGGTTACCCTaaagtgaaaaaaagaaaaaagaagatcaaagaataagataattatattacacaaaagtaaaaaaaaaaatcatcaaaagaaaaagagataaatttaagaagaaaaagataataaaagaCTTTTTATATAATGTGCATCCAAAGGAGACACCACAAAGGTGCTCATGTGATGGTTCCCTACCTTCAAACCCCACCCCCACCATCCTCCGTTTCGTGACGATGAATTCagaattttcactaaaaaaatttaatatttatcatatataaataaaaaataattatacttaattttatacatatattataaatttttaacgAAAGAAAGTGTGAAAAAACACTTTACGCCATTAGCTCTACTGATATCTCCACCCCTCCCGCCCTCTATTCCACCGCGACGAAGTCAaaacttttttaatataaaaataattatacttaatttcatatatattataatatgaattttttaaataaaaagagtgCGAAATGAACCTTTTACGCCCTTACCTCCACCGATATCTCCACACCACCCACCCACCTCTATCCATAATGACGAACTCaaaatttttagtaaaaatattcaacatttgttatgcataaataaaaaataattaaactcatattttatacatataatttaatttttagattaaaaaaagtacaaataaaCCCTTTACGCCTTTAGCTCTATCGATATCctcaccccaccccacccaaaGACAAAAGAGACACACAGTATCACATACTACATGGTGTTGAGTGGGGTTGGGGGGGTGGGGGTCTAGTGATTTTCAAGAAGACAGCATGAGATTCACAAACACATGACATGCTTTTGCCTTAAATTTGTTGTCCCCATGAATGATGAAAATATGGTTCCTCTCTCCTATAATGTCTTATGTTCTTTAACACAAGCtgaaaaagtataaatatgtAAAGATAGATGCAAACATACGAtacataacaaataaataataattgactTCTCGCCCGGTATTTATATTGgcgaaaaaatttaatatagtgTATAAAAGGATTTATTTCGAagtcataatttcattttaagagATCAAATCTGAAACTTGATCTagttaaaaatagaaatctcAAACATCCATAACAATCTATATTGAtacatcataaaaataaataaataaatatattgcgttatatatatgttgcaagcaaaaaaaaattaatgatataccgttaaatgtttttattttcgACCGGCATTCGATTGCTCGATGAAATTCAAATTAATGCTGAGAAGTTCCATGAGCTATAGCGCTCCCTATCCATATCTAGAGTGACTCTCAAATACGAGACCTctgattaaaaatgaaagagtATTTATGACTTCATTACAATTCTGATCGGTGTTAATGATattaagatattattttatgtgacatttgaaaaatgatttaatcCCTAATATGGGCCTGCTTTATGGTCTTATTTAGGCCCAAGTATTAGCCATTTGATTGATTGGCTCAATTTTGCCAAACTACTAATATTAAGAATTGGACCCCATTCAAACTGAAACTTCACATTTTAGCCAAATCTGGAATATTTTGACATTTGGAGTCAAATGAGTTTCAAAATGAGTGTGATATATACACACAACTTCGAGTTAAAGGCAACGAATTCAGTTAAATCTATTTTCGTCTCTAATTTGGAGAATCTCGATTGTTAAGGCTAGTCTGATACAGGCCTTCAGCGCAaggaaaaacatttaaaaaccgttcaagaaataaataaataacgaaAGTGAAGAAGTCATGACAACATACTAAAGAAAGTAATAATTATACACTAATTACTTCTATACATTAAATTTGACATAGCTACTAGCCTCAATTCTATCTCTAAAAACTCACTAAGTAATAATTAATACACTAATTAAATAAAGATTAAGCAGAAAAGTATGTGAAAACTACATTATTATCCCCAAAAGAAACAGAATTTGTTTTGCAAATATAGCCACTTTTAGAGGATTGTGATGATATCCCTCcacctatttttctttcttttttatcgAAACGAAACCCCTTGTTACTTTTTTCAGTAGTAGAAGCAGAAGCAGTTTTTTTCTCGAGTCTTCGTTGAATAACATATTCTTCAGGAATATACAcatccatttttttttgaaattgagaaGCAAAAATGTTCACTCAAAAAATGAAATGTAATTATTTCTTGAGATTATAGAATAAAGTATAGAAGGTACAATTTATACAaagtgaaaattaaatattccaTGGGCTTGGGAACCAATGTTTTGTAGTAAACCAGCAGcaacaattttttgaattttgttggtATCAAATATTCCTAGGTGCGCAGTGTACTTTGTTGGTTCTCGAGATTTTTCTTTGTAAGAGAACATGTTCAAACAAAGTgtgatttcatcattttcttaaaaaaaataaaaaataaaaaataaaaattgtcggtgtattattcaattttatcgTCTATTAGACTTAAGGGTGTGTTTCGTACGAAGAAATATAGACCTCATTCTTGCTTGGTTTGAAATGGGATGAATTTATAATCTGATGACTGTGCCGATCATTTTCGTTTTTGGCAAAACTAGACATGTTTTTTGGGAAAATAAATTAGTGTCATactgaattatttattttctaatgtttGATAGATAAACAACACAAAAGCGTTTATATGTAATCTAGTAAAATGCTAGAGGGTGGGATGGGGGTTCGGGGGTGGTGAAGGTGGGACATGGCGAAGGAGTTGAGAGCTTTGGGCGGGTGAGAAAAAAACgacaataaacttaaaataatgtCCTTTCACTTATAAAAGTTGTTTTTCCTATACCGCTAATTATTTAGATACACTCTAATTTGCAACATTATAATCTTTTCAGATTTTGATGCGTCCAGTAACATGTCTAGGGATACATGTGGTTAAAATTAAGTGTACTTTGTTTTGGATATATTGTATCTAACTAGTAGATATGCAAGTATTTGGAATACATAACAAATCTCATTAGTCTCCCTTCTCATCGTGAGCCCGGAGTGCCAGAACCTCTGATGGGCTCAAGATGTTTTCCTATTTGGAGATCCTAATTATGATGCTTATTGTAGGATATTTAACGTTTTAAATGATAAAGGAGAAACAATACATATAGAGAAAATGAATGTACGTGTTGATGATCGTAATCACTATGGTCTTAAGGATGGAGGTGGAAAATATCAACATATGATATTTTATGGAGGATCTGGTGGGTTCGAGACATTATGTTAATTAAAAGAGAGTAGTTTATGTGTTGATTTATCAATTTGATCGATCATTATAATGATTTACTCCTCGTTTTTACAAATTGATATTTGTGCGATATACGAAATTTATGTATGATGCCTAAAATACACGTATGattcaaaactattttttattaaatatacataaaatctatattaagaatttattatttgatatgattttgttattcCCCTTTGTGTTGTTTAGCTCATAAGGCCATCTCGGGCATGGGAAAGAAAGGCGGCGGACAACCGACTTAACTGGAGAGCCTAAACGGCATTGAGGATGAGTCCACCGGTCGACAAACGGCTTCTATCTACAGGTGCTTTCATTATGGATTGATCGACTTGTCACGATTGATTGCTCACACACTTTTACAATTGGTTTGTTTCTCATCGGTCATTAAATAATTAGTGAAGTTTATATAGGGTTATTTGCACCATCGTTGTTATTTTGTGTTCGTCTTTAATTTATTTCCGtcatcataaatattatttttaccaaatatgAATCTATATTTTCGTATCATAGTAATGTCGCACAAATTGAATAATTTGGGCGGGAATTAATTTGATATTCGGATTCCTGTTATGACCATTGTTACTTTTACTTATAACgacaaaaatatcatttaagaTGCAatgtatttaataataaaataaagatattgtGAGCTAGATCCACCAAAAGAGTTATCGAATTATAAATTAATCCAGAGTTTGCGCGATATTTTAgtagatattaaaaataaaaattgtcatAGTAGAAATTATAAGGCTTAAGAACATAAAAGGAAGACTTACAGAGGCTCAAATgaaacattatataaattagGATTATCGATATGTGTGATTGTTTTATCTACTGCAATCGTTTTTCCTTTCACGTCTAATACTGCAATTTTCTTACAATAAGCATCACAACGGGAGTTTTCAATGGGAAAGAAACTTGAGCACATGGGAGGTTTAGCGAAACATGCCAAGCCAGTGTGCGTGAAGATCTTTCGTGGCCAGAAACCAACTTCTGTATAGTCGTTTTCCAATAAAAGCCACCAATTTCCGTTGACTAGATccttattttgtaaaaataaagtaataaatgtATGGTAATgtctatattaattataaataacgaaaaagaagagaaaaatagtATGTACCCGCTCAATGTACATTGTGTCCTCCCATATTGTTCCTCCACGTTGTGAAATATGATCCTCGTATGACACATCAAGAGGTATTTTCACTATCTACTTGTACAAAGCCAGGACATAATGTATAAAACAATGAACTTTACCGGCCtaaaaattagtatatataaaatataaggaaTCTTGTAACTCAACATATAATTCTAGTTTTCATGAACCATAGCGGAAATCCTTACCTGAAAATGCATAAAAAGTCATGTTTTGATATTCCCGTATAATTTTGGATCCACCTAAAATAGGAAATGTAGATATGCAATTCTTGTATATGAGCATTTACAAAATTTTCACCTCATTCCGAGAAGTAATTAAATTAggaatgataaaaaaaaagaagttgaaacCTACTCTCCAACCAACTTGTATGATATCAGATTcagattgaatttttaattgaaatgcACTATGTTATTGACCTTTGACATAAGGATTGTATACGCTAGTTATCATCCCAGCTCCCCCAAATCTAATAGGTGGATCACTCAAAGTCTGAGCTATTGCAAcctgaataaataaatattttatatcgaTCCATAAGaagatcaaattaaaattgaaaaaaataataattaaagaataacATAATATTGTACCTCATATCCTTGTGAGACATGTATCTTTCTTTTGGCTTACTaatatccaaaaaataaaaatttgaacaaatttcatcagaaacaaaatttaaaaagattatcatcaaaaacaaaatttgaataaagCTGCTTGTTGATTTTTGGTGGTTGGGTCCAACATAATGCTTAATTCCTTCCAAATCTTTTACTTTTTGGGATCCCATTTAAGATTCAAAATTTGCATCAACTTGAATCAGGATGTGTTTGCtacgaagaaaaatattttctaaaaaatatttgtcaacTTTCTCGATAGTAACATTATCTCttgattaatgaatatataacaaaaaaaatcatgaaaaagagAACTTGTAGAAAATGAATCTAGCATTTAAAAGTTCTTCTAACAatcaacattattatttttttcgttcCGCATGTTTGATATTTACATTAGACTTCGATTAATTTGAATCCACATGTGTTAAGCCTAGACCAAATTGTATATCCTCACACTCCTTAAAAAACACTGAGATTTAGCAtgtaaaataagagaaaatttcAGAAATATCAAAGATAATAAACATAATAAGGCTCTATATATAACTATAGTTTCATGAATCTTATACAAATAACTATagtaaaaatatacaaattctgaatttatacaCTCAGAAATCgaattacaaaaattttagatttatacaatacaaattctttatacaattaaaaaatcGAATAGCAAAATTTCGCGAAATGTAATCTTCTAAAGTACAATGGTCAACAAATTAATATACAAAagtcttttatttaataaatattaattgctaatattcaaaataataaccTGAACATATAGATTACATCAAAATGTAACCgaattcaccaaaaaaaataaaaatcaattgacGCTGATTGTGATTTGTGAATGTGCGATTCAAAATACTAGAATTTACAGATGGTATTGTTTTACTCACACTACTAAGAAAATCGAGATTATTAAAcacgtaaaaaaaaaatacaagataaGATCCGATAGAAgaactatttaaatatatatttatcaagaaAGCTCGATATtgaaactaaatatttttataaaagtaattaataagAATTACACTTGTGCTTTACTACCAGGTCCACCATAAAgaacataaagaaaattatttgaaCCTTCCAATAgatatttaaatataactttatatgcaaaaatattatcagtataccaaaatatattatgtatatcaACCGaatctccttcctcatttgAATATGCAATGCTCCTACAATACCCATCAAAAGAAGAATTTCCTATCGGAAAATAGCTTGAACCCATCGGAGGTTCAGGTACACCTGGTGGACTATATACCGATCCTCCCCATTCAATTTTCGTAGCAAATTGTGCTAGCTCagtgaaaataatatttggCCAATAACCAACTAAATCATACTTTTGTCCCAATAGAAGCCACCAGTGTCCATAGGCTTGATCCCTATAAATGTACATTAGGATCTCCCATGTATGCACTCCACGTTGGGTAATATTCCCATACGAACTATCAAGAGGTATATCGCGGTTTACTTGAACAAAGCCAGGGCATAATGTATTGAAACATTGGGTTTCACCTATCTGGAAAACGTAAAAAGACATTTTTAGTGGCGTAATCAAAATTTATACTAAAAGGGAATTCAAAACACGAAGAACTAAACACATGCACGAACAagtcaaaaaaattcaacacttattttatatacgtaaaaatatttttttttgtctcaatTGTCTATACTTAGCTCTATCCCTGTTTATATGATACTTGAACTTTTGTACgagaaggaaaaattatatatagctAAACCAATAGACAAAGTAGCTTCATGAACGCGATATTGAAATAATCATAGTACTAATTAAACAAGTTACCTGATAATGTATGAAAAGTCTAGTTTTATTATCTCCATATAATGTTGGATCTACCTGAaatataaaacaacaacattataATAAGCGGGTATGAATTTTCTATGAAGCAATTAAATTACGTATAGAAAAGATTAGTTATATTTACCCTCCAACCAGCTTGTAAGATTTCCGATCCTTTTTCGATTCTCATTCGACTAGCACTAATTTGTTTGCCTTCAACATGAGGATTGAACAAACTAGTTGCCATTCCAGCTCCTGTATACTTTATAGTTGATTCTTTTGGAGTTCGAACTATTGCACgctaaatataaaaagaaaattttaatttagtttaacaaattatatataaaaaaagtataGCTAGCCCTAAAAGGCAAATGCATAGACATTGAAAGCacaatttgatatatttaaaggaaaaaaaaaactccaaattgtaaattaaaattgttgcatttgatatttcaaatcaaactaaaataaaaggatAAGAAAATTGGAAATATAACAATATTTTCATTGGTATATACCTTATATCCTCCATAAGAAGGCATGTAGCTTGCTTTTTGCTCACTATTGTAATTGCTCTGCAATATATGAGTTAAGCcacaataattaaaataattaaacttttttatgaaattttttaaattgttaaaaacATTAAATTGTTCACAAATTATTGTATGCCTACATATTCATTGTCGAAGATGGCAGGTTCTGGTGATGGCAAATCTCTTTGTCTTATAAGATCTTCCTTTGTGATTCTCTTAACGGGAACAGTTCCAGAAGGACAACCTCCA is part of the Solanum pennellii chromosome 8, SPENNV200 genome and harbors:
- the LOC107027886 gene encoding uncharacterized protein LOC107027886, with product MNQRIVRQILLVLCFFLIYNVVQGVEESSILEDMELEKQLKLLNKPAIKIVKTKYGDTYDCVDFYKQHAFDHPLLKDHNFHPQMEPTFAEIKQNSHDSTTNRLPTIWSKDGGCPSGTVPVKRITKEDLIRQRDLPSPEPAIFDNEYSNYNSEQKASYMPSYGGYKRAIVRTPKESTIKYTGAGMATSLFNPHVEGKQISASRMRIEKGSEILQAGWRVDPTLYGDNKTRLFIHYQIGETQCFNTLCPGFVQVNRDIPLDSSYGNITQRGVHTWEILMYIYRDQAYGHWWLLLGQKYDLVGYWPNIIFTELAQFATKIEWGGSVYSPPGVPEPPMGSSYFPIGNSSFDGYCRSIAYSNEEGDSVDIHNIFWYTDNIFAYKVIFKYLLEGSNNFLYVLYGGPGSKAQV